Proteins co-encoded in one Aquincola tertiaricarbonis genomic window:
- a CDS encoding SIR2 family protein produces MISVGDIYDKDVNFLFGSGASTGLLPTLQLNMRTGEGDGRYSLEELATKFEQEDQDLRRLVPLFMHYYWSCIRPAEQLTLQNSTSTVEGAAAIKNYETFLTTALEMVKRRKALDRRCNVFTTNYDGCFPLVADALIRRGHTDFVLNDGTRGFTRRILQARNFGSYLCQAGVFGRYQASIPQINLIHLHGSVYWSKAGSSIQVDYDLSGREELLDQAAVEKLQPFSAALDNENATLADLPATTFTDVELDAFWAKYKDMPIVNPTKWKFHETVYEEHYYQMLRLLSYELEKPNAVLITFGFSFADEHILNLLMRSLSNPGLLVYVCCYSERSHAAVQEAFRGHRNVKCLVLSEQQKMDFTAFNERVLAWPEAAASTPTAAAPVAAQNAAALPQMPADNGGLV; encoded by the coding sequence GTGATTTCAGTCGGCGACATCTACGACAAGGACGTCAATTTCCTGTTCGGCTCGGGCGCATCAACAGGCCTCCTGCCGACCCTTCAGCTCAACATGCGGACAGGGGAAGGCGATGGTCGCTACTCCCTTGAGGAACTCGCAACCAAGTTCGAGCAAGAGGATCAGGACCTTCGGCGCTTGGTGCCGCTGTTCATGCACTACTACTGGTCGTGCATCAGGCCAGCGGAGCAGCTGACGTTGCAAAACTCGACGTCTACCGTCGAGGGCGCAGCTGCCATCAAGAACTATGAAACGTTTCTAACCACCGCCTTGGAGATGGTCAAGCGACGCAAGGCGCTGGACCGCCGGTGCAACGTGTTCACCACGAACTATGACGGATGCTTCCCGCTGGTGGCCGACGCGCTTATCAGACGAGGTCATACCGACTTCGTGCTGAACGACGGCACGCGAGGCTTTACGCGGCGCATTCTTCAAGCGCGGAACTTTGGGTCCTACCTGTGCCAGGCGGGCGTTTTTGGCCGCTATCAGGCCAGCATCCCCCAAATCAATCTCATACACCTGCACGGGTCGGTGTACTGGAGCAAGGCGGGCAGCTCCATTCAAGTCGACTACGACTTGTCTGGGCGCGAAGAGCTTCTAGATCAGGCCGCAGTGGAGAAGCTGCAGCCATTCTCTGCGGCGCTCGACAACGAGAACGCGACGCTAGCTGACTTGCCCGCCACGACGTTCACCGACGTGGAGCTGGACGCTTTCTGGGCGAAGTACAAGGACATGCCTATCGTCAACCCGACCAAGTGGAAGTTCCACGAGACGGTTTATGAGGAGCACTACTACCAGATGCTTCGGCTACTTAGCTACGAGCTCGAGAAGCCCAATGCCGTGCTCATCACATTCGGCTTCTCTTTCGCCGACGAGCACATCCTTAATCTTCTGATGCGGTCGCTATCGAACCCTGGCCTGTTGGTCTACGTGTGCTGCTACAGCGAGAGGTCTCACGCTGCAGTGCAAGAAGCCTTCAGAGGTCACCGCAACGTCAAGTGTCTGGTGCTCTCGGAGCAGCAGAAGATGGACTTCACTGCTTTCAATGAGCGTGTGCTGGCTTGGCCGGAAGCTGCAGCCTCGACGCCGACTGCGGCAGCGCCTGTGGCAGCCCAAAATGCCGCAGCCCTTCCGCAGATGCCCGCTGACAACGGGGGCTTGGTCTGA
- a CDS encoding IS3 family transposase (programmed frameshift) has protein sequence MSKSNKFSPEVRERAVRMVQEHRGEYPSLWAAIESIAPKIGCVPQTLNEWVKRAEVDAGVREGVTTSEAERVKELEREVRELRKANEILKLASAFFGPGGARPPPQVLKAFVDRHRQEFGVESICRVLQIAPSAYWRHASRQRNPALRSRRAQRDACLVLEVQRVWRANMQVYGADKVWRQLNREGVAVARCTVERLMRQQGLQGVRRGKAVRTTVPDLKAPCPLDRVNRQFRAERPNQLWVSDFTYVSTWQGWVYVAFVVDVFSRRIVGWRQSSSMHTEFVLDALEQALYDRKPTEGDGLVHHSDRGSQYLSIRYSERLAEAGIEPSVGSKGDSYDNALAETINGLYKAEVIHRRGPWKTKQAVELATLEWVAWFNHHRLMEPMGYIPPAEFEANYHRQHAGQAATV, from the exons ATGAGCAAGTCGAACAAGTTCTCGCCCGAGGTGCGTGAGCGTGCGGTGAGGATGGTGCAGGAGCACCGAGGGGAGTACCCGTCGCTGTGGGCGGCCATCGAGTCCATCGCGCCCAAGATTGGCTGCGTGCCGCAGACGCTGAACGAATGGGTCAAGCGCGCCGAGGTCGATGCCGGCGTGCGCGAAGGCGTGACGACCAGCGAGGCTGAGCGAGTGAAGGAGCTCGAACGCGAGGTGCGTGAACTGCGCAAGGCCAACGAGATCCTGAAGCTGGCCAGCGCGTTTTTCG GCCCAGGCGGAGCTCGACCGCCGCCTCAAGTCCTGAAGGCCTTCGTCGACCGGCATCGCCAGGAGTTCGGGGTCGAGTCGATCTGCCGCGTCTTGCAGATCGCCCCGTCGGCCTATTGGCGCCATGCATCCCGTCAGCGCAACCCGGCGCTGCGCTCGCGTCGCGCACAGCGGGATGCGTGCCTGGTGCTTGAGGTCCAGCGCGTGTGGCGGGCCAACATGCAGGTCTACGGCGCTGACAAGGTCTGGCGTCAGCTCAATCGCGAAGGCGTGGCGGTGGCCCGTTGCACCGTCGAGCGGTTGATGCGTCAGCAAGGCCTGCAGGGCGTGCGCCGAGGCAAGGCCGTGCGCACCACCGTTCCGGACCTCAAGGCACCGTGCCCGCTGGACCGGGTCAACCGGCAGTTCCGTGCCGAGCGGCCCAACCAGCTGTGGGTCTCGGACTTCACCTACGTGTCGACCTGGCAGGGCTGGGTCTATGTGGCGTTCGTGGTGGACGTGTTCAGCCGGCGCATCGTGGGCTGGCGCCAGAGCAGCTCGATGCACACCGAGTTCGTGCTCGACGCGCTGGAGCAGGCGCTGTACGACCGCAAGCCGACCGAAGGTGATGGCCTCGTGCACCACTCGGACCGCGGGTCGCAGTACCTGTCCATCCGCTACAGCGAGCGCTTGGCCGAGGCCGGCATTGAGCCCTCAGTGGGGTCCAAGGGCGACAGCTACGACAACGCCCTGGCCGAGACCATCAACGGGCTCTACAAGGCCGAGGTCATCCACCGGAGGGGGCCCTGGAAGACCAAGCAAGCGGTGGAACTGGCGACGCTGGAATGGGTGGCTTGGTTCAACCACCATCGACTGATGGAGCCCATGGGCTACATCCCGCCGGCCGAGTTCGAGGCCAACTACCATCGACAACACGCTGGTCAGGCCGCGACCGTCTGA
- a CDS encoding PAS domain-containing hybrid sensor histidine kinase/response regulator, whose product MEADIVIWSAELYHIFGLDPSRLPPTFAEHEQLYLPESWTRLQAAVQQLLQTGRPYRLDLEYRRADGSTGWLEARGAGERGEGGDITRLFGTARDITTERLTNLSVKRGRKLVVLQRTLRDERARAQKVEQALVQAKKLEVLGLLAGGIAHDFNNVLAAVSGSLHLLKRRSPDPEAAVLVRRGLGAVDRATRLVRQLMGFSRTQTIDAQVIDIGARLSDVRELLQLTVGPKIRVDIDVKESAYVLMDPYQLEVALLNLAINARDAMAAAGTLRVTTRREAAPGDAPAAAASWLALAVADTGAGMDAQTLARAREPFFTTKAEGQGTGLGLAMISAFAERSGGRFLLDSTLGAGTKATLLFPVVAGVDGTGDQTAEDEVDRSLHGNARVLVVEDDPLVRPTVVQYLRDLGYEVHAVDDAAKAIRLARVARPLDLVVTDVAMPSLDGPTLARAIRQSHPEAQVLLMTGHSAAAQVAGEAVLQKPFTQAQLAKAVLTALGRASQQRPSFAHRIHHPALVALYHAWTGARTSTSLTALASLELDTRPDIDSTFVVEIVSKAPFALKRLHVGSQLELQAAQQLDFGFAVADGDRLFAGLEAAYRRCARRQEPVYEYMRFQGEQGGPFQFERLLLPCADDSGRPRYLVGMVKIANLPEASSKEE is encoded by the coding sequence GTGGAAGCCGACATCGTGATCTGGTCGGCCGAGCTGTATCACATCTTTGGCCTGGACCCCTCTCGGCTTCCTCCGACCTTTGCCGAGCATGAGCAGCTCTACCTCCCAGAGAGCTGGACGCGCCTGCAAGCCGCTGTGCAGCAGCTGTTGCAGACCGGCCGGCCATACCGGCTCGATTTGGAGTACCGCCGCGCGGATGGCTCAACCGGTTGGCTCGAAGCGCGTGGTGCAGGGGAGCGTGGGGAAGGCGGAGACATCACGCGGCTGTTTGGGACCGCACGCGACATTACCACGGAGCGTTTGACCAACCTGAGCGTCAAGCGCGGCAGGAAGCTTGTTGTACTCCAGCGCACGTTGCGTGACGAGCGCGCCCGTGCACAGAAGGTGGAGCAGGCGCTGGTCCAAGCCAAAAAGCTGGAGGTGCTGGGCTTGCTTGCTGGCGGGATCGCTCACGACTTCAACAACGTGCTTGCAGCCGTCTCGGGATCCTTGCACCTGCTCAAACGCCGTAGCCCCGACCCGGAAGCAGCAGTCCTTGTTCGGCGCGGCCTCGGCGCAGTCGACCGCGCGACGCGCTTGGTTCGGCAACTGATGGGATTTTCTCGGACACAAACCATTGATGCGCAAGTCATCGACATCGGTGCCCGGCTGAGCGACGTCCGGGAACTGCTACAGCTCACAGTCGGGCCGAAGATTCGCGTCGACATCGACGTCAAAGAGTCCGCCTACGTGCTGATGGATCCCTATCAGCTGGAAGTGGCCCTGCTCAACCTGGCGATCAATGCGCGAGATGCGATGGCCGCCGCCGGCACCCTGCGGGTCACTACGCGTCGGGAGGCGGCCCCTGGGGATGCCCCGGCCGCAGCAGCCAGTTGGCTTGCGCTGGCAGTGGCTGACACGGGCGCAGGCATGGACGCGCAGACGCTGGCTCGGGCGCGTGAGCCTTTTTTCACCACCAAAGCGGAGGGCCAAGGCACCGGGCTCGGGCTGGCCATGATCAGTGCGTTCGCAGAGCGCTCGGGCGGTCGCTTTTTACTGGACAGCACACTGGGCGCAGGGACCAAAGCGACGCTGCTATTCCCGGTAGTCGCGGGTGTGGATGGCACGGGCGACCAGACTGCCGAAGATGAGGTCGACCGCTCCTTGCATGGCAACGCGCGCGTTCTGGTGGTCGAAGACGATCCACTGGTACGCCCCACCGTGGTCCAGTACCTCAGGGACCTCGGATATGAGGTCCATGCCGTCGACGACGCCGCCAAGGCGATCCGGCTGGCCAGGGTCGCGCGCCCGTTGGATCTGGTCGTCACGGACGTGGCTATGCCCAGCCTGGATGGTCCGACGCTGGCCAGAGCCATCCGCCAAAGCCACCCCGAAGCTCAGGTGCTCCTCATGACCGGCCACTCGGCAGCCGCACAGGTCGCAGGCGAAGCGGTCCTGCAAAAGCCCTTCACCCAGGCTCAGCTGGCAAAGGCGGTTCTGACAGCCTTGGGACGAGCATCGCAGCAGCGCCCATCGTTCGCCCACCGCATCCACCACCCCGCCCTGGTAGCGCTCTATCACGCCTGGACCGGGGCCCGCACCTCGACTTCGTTGACCGCCCTGGCCAGCCTGGAACTCGACACTCGGCCGGACATAGACTCCACTTTCGTCGTCGAAATCGTCAGCAAAGCGCCGTTCGCCCTTAAGAGGTTGCATGTGGGTAGCCAGCTCGAGCTGCAAGCTGCCCAGCAGCTCGATTTTGGATTTGCGGTGGCCGATGGTGACCGTCTATTTGCCGGACTGGAAGCCGCCTACCGCCGGTGTGCACGCCGTCAGGAGCCGGTGTACGAGTACATGCGATTCCAGGGGGAGCAAGGCGGCCCGTTCCAGTTCGAGCGCTTGCTCCTTCCGTGCGCAGACGACAGTGGTCGGCCGCGGTACCTTGTGGGCATGGTCAAGATTGCCAACCTGCCGGAGGCGTCGTCGAAGGAGGAGTAG
- a CDS encoding DMT family transporter, with product MSWLYLFLAGVLEIGWPVGLKMAQAPATRIFGVAIAVSFMAMSGFFLWLAQRHIPIGTAYAVWTGIGAAGTFLVGVLFFGDPTSLMRYMGVLLIVSGVVTLKLAS from the coding sequence GTGAGTTGGCTTTATCTGTTTCTTGCCGGCGTACTCGAGATAGGCTGGCCCGTGGGCTTGAAGATGGCACAGGCTCCCGCGACACGCATCTTTGGCGTGGCTATCGCTGTGAGCTTCATGGCCATGAGCGGCTTTTTTCTGTGGCTCGCACAGCGTCACATACCCATCGGAACCGCGTATGCGGTTTGGACGGGCATAGGGGCCGCCGGAACGTTCTTGGTAGGTGTGCTGTTCTTCGGCGACCCAACCTCTCTCATGCGGTACATGGGTGTGCTGCTCATCGTGAGTGGCGTTGTCACGCTCAAGCTCGCAAGTTGA